CGGAGGTTGAAACGGTCATGCCGAGTCGACTTTCTGGTCTGAAGCGCGCACGGCAGCATCTCGCCGAGAAAAGGGGCGGGCTGCGACGCTAAGGAATCAGGGCGTCAGAGAATCAACAACAACAACACGCGGCAAGGCGGCACAAAGTGTGCGGCTGTGGCAGCGTGATGTTCGACATACACATACCCTACGACATGTACCGCAGCGGCGCGAACTGCGAGGGATTCAATTCGCCCTGAGCGCAACTGGTGGGCAAACCCGGACCATAGTCCATGATTGGCGCCGTCACTCATCAGGAGGAAAGCAATGACGTCCGCTCAGAACGAATCTCAGGCGCTCGGGGACCTCGCCGCACGGCAACTCGCCAATGCGACCAAGACTGTCCCGCAACTGGCCACCATCACGCCGCGCTGGCTGCTGCACCTGTTGAACTGGGTCCCGGTCGAAGCCGGTATTTACCGGGTCAACCGGGTGGTCAACCCCGGCCAGGTCGCCATCGCAGCCGAGCAGGGCGCCGGTTCGGAGGAACCGCTGCCGCAGACGTTCGTGGACTACGAGACCAGCCCGCGGGAGTACACCCTGCGGTCGATCTCCACGCTGCTCGATGTGCACACCCGGGTCTCCGACCTGTACTCCAGCCCGCACGACCAGGTCGCACAGCAGCTGCGCCTGACGATCGAGACCATCAAGGAACGCCAGGAGTACGAGCTGGTCAACAACCCGGAGTACGGCCTGTTGGCGCAGGCCACACCGGAGCAGACCATCTCCACCCTGACCGGCCCGCCCACCCCCGACGACCTGGACTCGCTGATCACCAAGGTGTGGAAGACCCCCGGATTCTTCCTGACCCACCCGCTGGGCGTGGCCGCCTTCGGCCGCGAAGCCACCCGCCGCGGTGTGCCGCCTGTGGTGGTGAACCTGTTCGGCGCCCAATTCATCACTTGGCGCGGCATCCCGATCGTGCCGAGCGACAAGGTGCCGGTGGAGGACTCCAAGACCAAGTTCCTGCTGGTGCGCACCGGCGAGGAGCGCCAAGGCGTCGTCGGGTTGTTCCAGCCCGGCCTGGTCGGTGAGCAGGCGCCGGGGCTGTCGGTGCGGTTCACCGGCATCAACCGGTCGGCGATCGCGTCCTACCTGGTCACGCTGTACAACTCGCTGGCCGTGCTCACCGACGATGCGCTCGCCGTGCTCGACGACGTCTCGGTGGACCGTTTCCATGAGTACAAGTGATCGCGGGCCGGTAAACCCACCGGTCAGCGCCGCTGAGCTGGAGGTACTGGCCAATCAGCTGTATGCCGCCCGGCCCGGCCCGGACTCACCGCCGCAGACCACCGCGGTGGCGCCGCGCGGCGGCGCACCCGACCCGTCCGGACTGCTCCCGCCGGGGGTAGCCGGCCTGTCGGCCTTCGCGGTGCCGAGCGGCATTGTGCCGACCGTGCCCGGGGTGCTGGCCGGTTCCCCGGCCGGAGCTGTCCCGGTCGCGCCGCGTGGGTCGGCTCCCGGCTGGCCCGGGGGCGTGCCGGGGGTACCGCAGCTGGATTGGCAGGACTCCCCCGCACCGGCCGCGGGCGGCGACGAGGCGAACTACGCCTTCTTGTCCCGCGCCGTGCCGGCCGCCGAACCGGCTCCGACGGTGCCGGACTCGCACGAGATCTTCGACGTCAACGCGGTACGCGCTGACTTTCCGATCCTTCGCGAGACCGTCAACGGCAAGCCGTTGATCTGGTTCGACAACGCCGCCACCACACAGAAGCCGCAGGCCGTCATCGACCGACTGTCGCACTTCTACACCCACGAGAACTCCAATATTCACCGGGCCGCACACGAACTCGCGGCCCGCGCCACTGATGCATACGAGGACGCCCGCGACACCGTGCGGCGATTCCTGGGTGCACCGCGCAGCGAGGACATCGTGTTCGTGCGCGGCACCACCGAGGCGATCAACCTGGTGGCGTACGCCTGGGGTGGCAAGAATCTGGGCCCCGGCGATGAGATCGTCATCACTCACCTAGAGCACCACGCGAATATCGTTCCGTGGCAATTGATCTCCAAGAAAACCGGGGCGATTCTGAAGGTGGCTCCGGTGGACGAGGCGGGCAACCTGCTGCTGGGCGAGTTCGAGGATCTGCTGGGACCGCGAACCAAACTGGTTGCCGCCACACATGTCTCCAACGCGCTGGGCACCGTCACACCGGTGCACGACATCGTCGAGCTCGCACACCGCTACGGCGCTCGGGTGCTGATCGACGGGGCGCAGTCGATCCCCCACATCCCGATCGACGTGCAATCGCTGGGCGCGGACTTCTTCGTGTTCTCCGGGCACAAGATCTTCGGTCCCACCGGGATCGGAGCGCTCTACGGCACCGCCGAGGCGCTGGCCGAGACGCCGCCGTGGCAGGGTGGAGGTAACATGATTGCCGACGTCACCCTGGAACGCTCGATCTACCAGGAACCGCCCAACAAGTTTGAGGCGGGCACTGGCAATATCGCGGACGCGGTCGGCCTGGGTGAAGCCCTGCGCTATGTGGAACGGGTGGGCATCGAACGCATCGCCGCCTACGAGCACGCCCTGCTCGAATACGCCACACCACGCCTGGCCGATATCCCCGGGGTGCGGCTCGTGGGCACCGCCGACGAAAAGGCCAGTGTGTTGTCGTTCGTGCTGGCCGGCCACGAGCCGTTGGAAGTGGGCAAGGCACTCAACTCCGAGGGCATCGCGGTGCGCGCCGGTCACCACTGCGCACAGCCGATCCTGCGCCGTTACGGCCTGGAGGCCACCGTGCGGCCGTCGTTCGCGTTCTACAACACTTTCGAAGAGATCGACGTCTTCATCAAGGCCGTGCGGCGCATTGCCGAAGGGAGCGCGTAGCACCTATGGCGGCCTTGGTAGGAAAGGGCATTTGATGGGCAGGATCTACAACAACGTCACCGAGCTGATCGGCCATACGCCGCTGGTGCGGCTCAACCGGCTGACCGAGGGACTGGGCGCTCAAGTGGCGGCCAAACTCGAGTTCTACAACCCCGCCAACAGCGTCAAGGACCGTATCGGCGTTGCGATCATCGACGCCGCTGAGAAGTCCGGCCAGCTGCGCCCCGGGGGCACCATCGTGGAGGCCACCAGCGGCAACACCGGCATCGCCCTGGCGATGGTGGGCGCCGCCCGGGGTTACAAGGTGATCCTGACCATGCCGGACACCATGTCCACCGAGCGCCGGGTGATGCTGCGCGCCTACGGCGCCGAGATCGTGCTGACGCCGGGCTCCGAGGGCATGGCCGGCGCGGTGGCCAAGGCCAAGCAGATCGTCGCCGACACCCACAACGCCCTGTCCGCAGACCAATTCGCCAACCCGGCCAACCCGGCCATCCACGAACGGACGACCGGCGAAGAGATCTGGAAGGACACCGGCGGCGCGGTCGACATCTTTGTCGCCGGCATCGGTACCGGCGGCACGCTGACCGGCGTCTCGCACACCCTGCGGGCCCACAAGCCCGAGGTCCAGATCGTCGGCGTGGAACCCAAGGACTCCGCGATCCTGCACGGCGCCGACCCCGGCCCGCACAAGATCCAGGGCCTGGGCGCCAACTTCGTCCCCGAGGTGCTCGACCGTGACTGCTACGACGAGATCATCGACGCGCAGTTCGACGACGCCATCCGGGTGGCTCGCGCACTGGGCACTGAGGAGGGCATCCTCGGCGGAATCTCGGCCGGTGCCAACGTGTGGGCCGCCCTCGAGCTGGCCAAGCGCCCCGAGAACGCCGGCAAGCTGATCGTGGTGGTGGTTCCCGACTTCGGCGAGCGCTACATCTCGACACCACTGTTCGAACACATTCGGCAGTGAGCGCGCTCATGAGCGTGTGGACGACGGTGCGTGAGGACCTGCGCAACGCGCGCGACCACGACCCGGCGGCGCGCGGGGACTTCGAGAACGCCCTGGTCTATTCGGGCCTGCATGCGATCTGGTCGTATCGGATCGCGCACCGACTGTGGGCCAAGCCGGCGCTGCGCGGGGTGGCCCGCGTGCTGGCTCAGGCCACCCGGTTCGCCACCGGTATCGAGATCCACCCGGGCGCGACGATCGGGCGGCGATTCTTCATCGACCACGGCCTGGGCGTGGTGATCGGCGAGACCACCGAGATCGGCGATGACGTCATGGTCTACCACGGTGTGACCCTCGGCGGGCGCTCGCTGAGTCACGGCAAGCGCCACCCGACCATCGGCAACGGCGTCACGGTGGGCGCCGGGGCGAAGGTACTCGGTCCGATCACCATCGGAGACGGCAGCGCCATCGGCGCGAATGCTGTTGTGACCCAAGATGTGCCGGCGGATTGCATCGCCACCGGAATACCGGCCGCGGTACGTCACCGGACTGAGAAGCAGCGGGAGCCGCTGGTGGACCCGACCAGCTACATCGACCCGGCGATGTACATCTAAAGACAGGTTCAGGGCGAGGGTTCCGCGGCGATCACGTAGTCGTGACCGTGCCGCAGGCCGCCGTCACGGGCGAGGATGAGCAGCGCTCGAAGCCGTAGCTCTTCGACATATTGGAGCATCCCGCTGCCCAGCGCCGCGGACCCGAAGCGTTGAAGTCGCCTGCGGCACATATCAAGCTGGCGGTTGACATGACCGGGTCCGTAGCGAATCGGGAAGCGTCGACTCTCCACGATCGCAAACCCGGCCCGTTCGAGCTGGCGCAGCATCCAGTCGAGCGGATATTCGCGGTAGGGCCGTTCCCCGGCCAGCAGCAGACACGCGTCGCGGGCCCGCCCGATTTCCCAAATGATGCGGCCGCTTTCGGTCTCGGGCCGGTACTGAACGTAGGGTTCCAGCCCGGTGACATAGAGCCGGCCGGTGTCGGCGATCAGCGGGCGCAATCGTTCGAACGCCTGGTCCTGCCAGTACGGGGCGAAGCCCTCGATCGCGCCGACGAGATAATCGACCAGCACGGTGTCGAAGGTTTCGCCGGCGAGCAAACTGTCATCGATCCAGTTGCCGACCAGCAGCCGGTCTTGTGGCCGGATTCCGTCGCCCAGTGCCGCACGGGCCGCCTCGGCCATGCTGGGTGCAGCCGTGATCGCGGTCCAGCGGTCGGTCGACAGTGTCCGAATCCACTCCAGAGATTTCACCCCGGTACCGGAGTCCAACATGGCGCCCCATGCCCGGTCGCCGTGCAGGGTCTCGATGTAGCGAAACAGTGACGACACTTTGGGTTTGGCGTTGGCGTGCAAAAAATCGCTCATTTCGAGTCGTGGTGTCCACACGCCTGCAGCCGTGTGGGCCAGGGCCGCGTTGCGCGGTCTCAGGGTAGCGCGATTTGACGCTTATTGACAATCATTGTCATTAGCGTGAATGACCTGGGCGTGGCGATCAGCGAGACCACGCCGCGGTGACTCATTGCGTTTGACGCATGATGTCGACGAACTTGATGCCTTCTTTGCGCAAGGTCTCTGTCACACCTGTGGTGGAGATGCTGGAGTTCAAATTGGCGTTCGTGACGATGCGCTCGAACTTGCCGGCCCTGATCGCGTCGCGCGCCTCCTGAATGAGTTGACGCTCAGCCTGGGAAATGTCCGTGCGCGCGAGGTGTTGTTCAAACTCAACGAGGACCTTGGCAACATTCTGGTTGAAGTTCTTTGTCAGAGCCGTCACCGAGCTGACGTTTCCCCCTCGTGAAAGCGCTTTGTTGTCGACGAAGCGCACGATTCCGTCCTTGATCGTGACGAGGTCAATACCGCCCTGGTTGGTGCCGGCAATGTCCGGCTTATACGACAGGATGCGATGCCCATCACGGGCATACCGGTCAGCTGCCATACGCTCGCCGAAGTTTCCGCGGGCCAGATGCGGCGCGGGCGTTCGCCCACCTGGGGCGGGGTGCGGTTCGGAGCGAAACTCGCGCATGAAAGCTTCAAGATCTTCGTCAACCACGTGACGCAACGGATCACTGCCTGCTTGCGGCGCTGACGGTTTGGGCACCCCGGTGGGCCGCGCTGCCTGCGTCGCACTACGTTCGGCGCCACCACCAACCGAAGCCAAATCACGTAGGAATGCCTTCTCCGCCGTCGTTGTCCCCCGTCCCAGCGTCAGCAATCGCCGGGCACCGGACAGCGCGGTTCCAAGGACTCGTTCGATAGGCAACATGAACAACGCGATGTTGACCGCTTGGCGGGTGTAGCTGACCGAAGGGTTGTTCTCGAAATCATGGCGCGCTTGTTCGGGTGAGCCCGGAGCCGAAGCGGTCCCCTCGCCAAGAAGCCCGGTCAGAATCTCAAGGGCCGTTCGGCCGATCACACGATGAGGTTCAGTCGACTTCAGTGCCTCGAGGTCATCTCGGTTGTGGACTCCGGGGGGCGGGAAGTTGGTGTTGTCGATGTGAGTGCGCCCAGTCGCAGGGTCGTAGAAGGGGCGCTGCGTAGGTGAACCGGGAGATACGCCACGCAGCAGATTGAACGGATCTCCCGGCGGACCTGTCGGAGCCGACGGCGGAGGCGACGGCGGAGGCGACGAAGGTGGCGGAGCCGACGGCGGAGGCGACGAAGGTGGCGGAGCCGACGGCGGAGGCGACGAAGGTGGCGGAGCCGACGGCGGAGGCGACGAAGGTGGCGGAGCCGACGGCGGAGGAGACGAAGGTGGCGGAGCCGACGGCGGAGGCGACGAAGGTGGCGGAGCCGACGGCGGAGGCGACGAAGGTGGCGGAGCCGACGGCGGAGGCGACGAAGGTGGCGGAGCCGACGGCGGAGGCGACGAAGGTGGCGGAGCCGACGGCGGAGGCGACGAAGGTGGCGGAGCCGACGGCGGAGGCGACGAAGGTGGCGGAGCCGACGGCGGAGGCGACGAAGGTGGCGGAGCCGACGGCGGAGGCGACGAAGGTGGCGGAGCCGACGGCGGAGGCGACGAAGGTGGCGGAGCCGACGGCGGAGGGCTGATCGGAACGACCCGGATCGTATTGGTGTCGAAATCTACCCGTCCGTAGCCATCAGCATTTCCGTCGGCATTTAGGTGAATCGCCCATTGGTTTCCGTCGTTATCCGTGTAGTAGTTCCAGGAACCACCCTTCCCATCCCC
The window above is part of the Mycolicibacter sp. MU0102 genome. Proteins encoded here:
- a CDS encoding family 2A encapsulin nanocompartment shell protein, producing MTSAQNESQALGDLAARQLANATKTVPQLATITPRWLLHLLNWVPVEAGIYRVNRVVNPGQVAIAAEQGAGSEEPLPQTFVDYETSPREYTLRSISTLLDVHTRVSDLYSSPHDQVAQQLRLTIETIKERQEYELVNNPEYGLLAQATPEQTISTLTGPPTPDDLDSLITKVWKTPGFFLTHPLGVAAFGREATRRGVPPVVVNLFGAQFITWRGIPIVPSDKVPVEDSKTKFLLVRTGEERQGVVGLFQPGLVGEQAPGLSVRFTGINRSAIASYLVTLYNSLAVLTDDALAVLDDVSVDRFHEYK
- a CDS encoding family 2A encapsulin nanocompartment cargo protein cysteine desulfurase, translated to MSTSDRGPVNPPVSAAELEVLANQLYAARPGPDSPPQTTAVAPRGGAPDPSGLLPPGVAGLSAFAVPSGIVPTVPGVLAGSPAGAVPVAPRGSAPGWPGGVPGVPQLDWQDSPAPAAGGDEANYAFLSRAVPAAEPAPTVPDSHEIFDVNAVRADFPILRETVNGKPLIWFDNAATTQKPQAVIDRLSHFYTHENSNIHRAAHELAARATDAYEDARDTVRRFLGAPRSEDIVFVRGTTEAINLVAYAWGGKNLGPGDEIVITHLEHHANIVPWQLISKKTGAILKVAPVDEAGNLLLGEFEDLLGPRTKLVAATHVSNALGTVTPVHDIVELAHRYGARVLIDGAQSIPHIPIDVQSLGADFFVFSGHKIFGPTGIGALYGTAEALAETPPWQGGGNMIADVTLERSIYQEPPNKFEAGTGNIADAVGLGEALRYVERVGIERIAAYEHALLEYATPRLADIPGVRLVGTADEKASVLSFVLAGHEPLEVGKALNSEGIAVRAGHHCAQPILRRYGLEATVRPSFAFYNTFEEIDVFIKAVRRIAEGSA
- the cysK gene encoding cysteine synthase A, with product MGRIYNNVTELIGHTPLVRLNRLTEGLGAQVAAKLEFYNPANSVKDRIGVAIIDAAEKSGQLRPGGTIVEATSGNTGIALAMVGAARGYKVILTMPDTMSTERRVMLRAYGAEIVLTPGSEGMAGAVAKAKQIVADTHNALSADQFANPANPAIHERTTGEEIWKDTGGAVDIFVAGIGTGGTLTGVSHTLRAHKPEVQIVGVEPKDSAILHGADPGPHKIQGLGANFVPEVLDRDCYDEIIDAQFDDAIRVARALGTEEGILGGISAGANVWAALELAKRPENAGKLIVVVVPDFGERYISTPLFEHIRQ
- the epsC gene encoding serine O-acetyltransferase EpsC; this translates as MSVWTTVREDLRNARDHDPAARGDFENALVYSGLHAIWSYRIAHRLWAKPALRGVARVLAQATRFATGIEIHPGATIGRRFFIDHGLGVVIGETTEIGDDVMVYHGVTLGGRSLSHGKRHPTIGNGVTVGAGAKVLGPITIGDGSAIGANAVVTQDVPADCIATGIPAAVRHRTEKQREPLVDPTSYIDPAMYI
- a CDS encoding class I SAM-dependent methyltransferase; this encodes MSDFLHANAKPKVSSLFRYIETLHGDRAWGAMLDSGTGVKSLEWIRTLSTDRWTAITAAPSMAEAARAALGDGIRPQDRLLVGNWIDDSLLAGETFDTVLVDYLVGAIEGFAPYWQDQAFERLRPLIADTGRLYVTGLEPYVQYRPETESGRIIWEIGRARDACLLLAGERPYREYPLDWMLRQLERAGFAIVESRRFPIRYGPGHVNRQLDMCRRRLQRFGSAALGSGMLQYVEELRLRALLILARDGGLRHGHDYVIAAEPSP